A single window of Pyrus communis chromosome 10, drPyrComm1.1, whole genome shotgun sequence DNA harbors:
- the LOC137746554 gene encoding glucan endo-1,3-beta-glucosidase 13-like, which translates to MGSGFFRLFIATSVLLTLLDVCRGSTIGICYGRNADDLPTPDKASQLVQLHNIKYVRIYDSNIQVLKAFANTGVELMIGVPNSDLLAFSQFQSNVDTWLKNSILPYYPGTKITYITVGAEVTESSSNFSAQVMPAMRNVLTALKKVGLSKKIKLSSTHSLGVLSRSFPPSAGAFNSSHASFLKPLLEFLAENQSPFMVDIYPYYAYRDSPSNVTLDYALFDASSEVIDPNTGLIYTNMLDAQIDAIYYALMALNFKTINVMVTETGWPSKGSPKETAATPDNAQTYNTNLIRHVINNTGTPAKPGERLDVYIFSLFNENRKPGLESERNWGLFYPDQTSVYNLDFTGKSSVDMITETNVTSSNGTTPTWCIASSKASELDLQNALDWACGPGNVDCRAIQPSQPCFEPENTVSHASYAFNSYYQQNGATDIACSFGGTGFKVDKNPSYDNCIYMTTGSNKTVPSNTTAISSTSSSSTMSGVPVWICSCFLVTFMSFLSPNTR; encoded by the exons ATGGGAAGTGGGTTCTTCCGGCTTTTCATTGCCACTTCAGTGCTGCTTAcacttttgg ATGTTTGCCGAGGAAGTACCATTGGAATTTGCTACGGTAGAAATGCTGATGATCTTCCGACGCCTGACAAAGCATCGCAGCTTGTGCAGCTCCATAACATTAAATATGTTAGGATTTACGACTCCAACATACAAGTTCTCAAGGCCTTTGCAAACACTGGCGTTGAACTTATGATTGGGGTTCCAAATTCAGATTTGTTGGCGTTTTCACAGTTCCAATCCAATGTAGACACCTGGCTCAAGAACAGCATCCTGCCTTACTACCCAGGGACGAAGATCACATACATAACGGTTGGAGCTGAAGTTACTGAGAGCTCCAGTAATTTCTCTGCCCAAGTAATGCCAGCCATGAGAAATGTCCTCACAGCCTTAAAAAAAGTTGGTCTGTCTAAGAAGATCAAATTATCGAGCACACATTCCCTCGGTGTTCTGTCCCGATCATTTCCTCCCTCAGCAGGGGCTTTTAATAGCAGCCATGCATCTTTCCTGAAACCGCTGTTGGAATTCCTTGCTGAAAACCAGTCACCGTTCATGGTTGATATATATCCATACTATGCTTACAGAGATTCTCCAAGCAATGTCACTTTGGATTACGCTCTATTTGATGCATCGTCAGAAGTTATTGATCCAAACACTGGTTTGATATACACTAACATGCTCGATGCTCAGATTGATGCTATATATTACGCGCTGATGGCCCTGAATTTCAAAACAATCAACGTTATGGTCACTGAGACGGGCTGGCCTTCAAAAGGATCGCCTAAAGAGACAGCTGCAACTCCTGATAATGCACAAACTTACAATACCAATTTGATTCGCCATGTCATTAACAACACTGGCACTCCTGCAAAGCCCGGAGAGAGGCTGGATGTGTACATCTTCTCTTTGTTCAACGAAAATAGGAAGCCAGGGTTGGAATCTGAGAGGAACTGGGGGCTATTTTACCCAGACCAGACTAGCGTCTACAACCTGGATTTCACTGGAAAAAGTTCGGTGGATATGATTACAGAGACTAATGTTACCAGTTCAAATGGAACGACACCGACATGGTGCATTGCTTCGAGTAAGGCTTCTGAACTCGACTTGCAGAATGCCTTGGATTGGGCTTGTGGTCCTGGGAATGTGGACTGTAGAGCTATTCAGCCTAGCCAGCCTTGTTTCGAGCCAGAGAATACCGTTTCTCATGCGTCGTACGCATTCAACAGTTATTACCAGCAAAATGGGGCTACTGATATTGCTTGCAGTTTCGGAGGAACAGGGTTCAAGGTCGATAAGAACCCAA GCTATGACAACTGCATCTATATGACTACTGG GAGCAACAAAACCGTGCCAAGTAATACGACTGCAAtatcttctacttcttcctcTTCCACAATGAGCGGAGTTCCGGTGTGGATTTGTAGTTGCTTTCTGGTGACTTTCATGTCGTTTCTTTCCCCGAATACCAGATAA